A single Muntiacus reevesi chromosome 9, mMunRee1.1, whole genome shotgun sequence DNA region contains:
- the LOC136174714 gene encoding olfactory receptor 51I2-like — MGDVLYNSSGLPTFTLTGLPELENSQHWMFLLLGTLYIVSIVGNALILFIVKEEQSLHQPMYYFLSLLSVNDLGVSFSTLPTVLATFCFHLRKISFDSCMAQMFFIHFFSFMESGVLLVMSFDRYVAICNPLRYTTMLRDSRVVCMSLGVMARSFCVVFPLPLLLKRLPFCKVNVLSHAYCLHPDLIHLPCGNITINNIFGLFIVMSTFGLDSALILFSYVLILRSVLAIASREERLKTLNTCVSHLCAVIIFYIPMVGVSMTARYGRHVPRFVHTVLSLIYLFVPPMLNPVIYSIKTKEIRRRLGRMLVGTKF; from the coding sequence ATGGGAGATGTCCTCTACAACAGCTCTGGGTTGCCAACTTTCACCCTGACAGGCCTCCCAGAGCTGGAGAACTCCCAACACTGGATGTTCTTGCTCCTTGGTACCCTCTACATTGTCTCCATTGTGGGCAATGCCCTTATCCTTTTCATTGTCAAGGAGGAGCAGAGTTTGCATCAGCCTATGTACTACTTCCTGTCCCTACTCTCAGTTAATGATCTAGGTGTGTCTTTCTCCACACTGCCCACCGTGCTTGCCACATTTTGCTTCCACTTAAGGAAGATCAGCTTTGATTCCTGCATGGCTCAAATGTTCTTTATCCACTTCTTCTCTTTCATGGAGTCTGGGGTCCTGTTGGTTATGAGttttgaccgctatgtggccatctgtaaccctCTGCGGTACACCACCATGCTCAGAGATTCCCGTGTTGTATGCATGAGCTTGGGGGTAATGGCCCGCAGTTTCTGCGTGGTTTTCCCACTGCCTCTCCTTCTGAAGAGGTTACCCTTCTGCAAGGTGAATGTACTGTCTCATGCCTACTGCCTTCATCCAGATCTCATCCACCTTCCCTGTGGTAACATCACCATCAACAATATTTTTGGTCTCTTCATTGTCATGTCTACCTTTGGCCTGGACTCTGCACTCATTCTCTTCTCATATGTGCTCATCCTGCGCTCTGTACTTGCCATTGCATCTCGGGAGGAACGGTTAAAGACCCTCAACACGTGTGTGTCACATCTGTGTGCTGTGATCATCTTCTATATTCCCATGGTTGGTGTCTCCATGACTGCCCGCTATGGGAGACATGTCCCCCGATTTGTGCACACAGTCTTGTCTCTCATTTATCTCTTTGTGCCTCCCATGCTCAACCCTGTCATCTATTCCATCAAAACCAAAGAGATTAGAAGGAGGCTTGGTCGAATGCTAGTGGGAACCAAGTTTTAA